Part of the Lotus japonicus ecotype B-129 chromosome 6, LjGifu_v1.2 genome, TTTTTCAGAGTGAAATTTGATGTTGTACATTCATAAAAAAGGAACAAAACCAATCTCACTCAGTTTAGAAGTacaaaattatataaatttcCATTTCACTATAATTTCTGTACTGTTCTGTTAGATCAAGTAGTTTTTTCGATCTGAAATGTATTGTCCATGGTTCTAGAACCAGGTTCTGGCAAAGGATCTGTCTTCCATGATGATGGAGTAGCATCTGAATCTGCAGTGCTTCCATCCGGAGTCATGTTTGCTTTCCATGAAACCATGTTTTTGAAAGGAAATGGGGGTGGAGAAATTTCTATTTCACCCTCTAACATCTTCACCACAGTACTCATAAGAGGCCTATCTTCTGGTGAATACTGAACACACCATAGAGCCACCTTTAACATTCTCTCAGCTTTCTCATTGTCTTTCTCTTCAGTTCCACAAAGTGCAAGCATTACAGCTAATTCATTATTCTTAAACATCTCCCATGTCCACTTTGGAAACCATTGCTGTGATTCTGTGTAGGTAGAATCAAAGTGCCTTCTCCTCCCTACAATTTCAAAAAGAAGAATACCAAAACTATAAACATCACACTTGTAAGTCACCGGATAAGCCTTCCACATTTCTGGTGCAGCATACCCCCTGGTTCCTCTAAAGTGTGTGTTGATTGTAGTGTTACTTTCCCTGTTGCGGAGCTTCGCGAGGCCGAAATCTGCTATCTTTGGTTCTAATTTCATGTCAAGAAGAACATTCTCTGGTTTGATATCATAATGAATTATTCTATGTTGACATTCCTCATGTAAATAAGCAAGTCCCTTTGCTGTTCCAATTGCAATGTGATGTAGCTTCCCCAGCTCAATGTTCCTGTTCTGGCTGCCAAATAAGTACTTGTCAAGAGATCCATTTTCCACACACTCATAAACAAGAGCTCTTGTATCATGGTGGAAGCAGAAACCATAAAGTCTAACTAGATTGATATGGTAAGTTCTTCCAATGGTTCCAACTTCTGCTTTGAATTGCTCTTCCATTCCCATATCCAAACAGTTGAGAACTTTGACTGCTACAAGTTCTCCATTTGGCAATTCTCCTTTGAAGACTACTCCAAAAGCACCAGAACCCAATATGGTTGAGTagttctttgtaactccatcaAGTTGCTCAGGTGAGAACCTGATTGGTttctctctgttgatgttgcTCAGGAATCTTTCCATGGTTGCAAACTCAGCTTTTGAACCAGGAACTATGGAATCTGGTGGTATTACCACTTCTATTTTGCTGGGGGATGGAAGTGACTTTGAAGCTTTATGATCGTTCTCTGTGGTTGGAAGCTGAGTGTAAGCTGGAATCACAGTTCCTGCCTTCTTCAAGCACTCAATAATTGCATATGCTATTGCTATAATTGCTATTATTACCACCACTCCATAAACTGAAAATTAAAACAGAACATAACTATATAAGCTAAGCTTTTCTATTCCATGCACATGATGATTATTTGGTACGAGGATgagaatgaaaatgaaaatgaaaatgaaaatgaaaatgaagctATTTAATTTTGCCATGTGACTTTGCGGGTCACAGTTTCGAGTTGTGAAATCCTCCTCTTGCGAAAAACGTAAGGTAAAGTAGTCTGCATTAAATCCACGAAGTGAATTCGGCCCCTACCTGAACCTCGCACATAGAGGGATCTTTATAGCACCAGGTGCCTCCTCTTTGCGGCTTTGCctttataatattttaacttTGAAgcaatatatatttttgtataATTTTGTATACCTCAGATCCTATACTAAATTGTAAACAGCTGAAAAGAGAAATtcataaagaagaagaagaagaaaccaaTACTAATTGCTTACCAACAGATCCTGCTACTGCCCATTTCATGGTGGAATCAACACTCTGATCAAACTTGTCAAAAGTGTTTTGAGCCTGTGTATCTAAATCATTAGAGGAACTGTAGTAGTAGGAAGGGGGAGAAAATCGAAAACTCATGTTTTTTCTGATCAGCTTGTGCAGGAAAACCAAGTAGTATGCAAATGGATATAGAGATATTGATATATGTGACCATACATGAGAGTATAGAAGAAGAAATTGTCTTTGACTAAAGAAAGTtcatcatatattatatttctgTTTTTTACTATCATGTGCCACGAAACGCGTTTTTGCTTATTGCAGGGAAATTTCACCATAAATGTACGATAACGACTCTGGCCAATCAATGAGAACTGAGAAGTTTCAAAGTATGATTATGGCTGAGAAATATTGGAGGATAAGATGGAGTTTACCGATTTTTTTTTAGAAGTATATTTTCAActtctagtgttttttttctcttgaaCAAGGTATTTCATGGTTAGTAtccatgagactaatccctcaCCTCACGATTAGAGCGCAGGGTTGACCAAAGAATTTTTTCCATTAACCATAGTTGGGATTCGAAACCGATAGCCCATAGAGATTAGCATTACATCGTTGTCTTCCAAAGTCAACTGGAAGACAATTTTAGACTTAGAAAAAGTCAAAGTATTTTTGAAGTCAGGCTCACATTCTAGATTGACTCTGTCCAATCCAGCATAAACCACAGCAGCACATTGTGGTATGGTATCCAAAATTGGTTTATGAGATTTTGGAACAACTCAAGTGtgaatgtgattttttttgaacgtaaagTGTGAATGTGATTGCTTAGTAGCTATTGTAAGTTTCTCTTGACAATCATCTTGAAGGATTAATTATCTACCAAAGTAGGGCAAACTGCCGCAAAGCTGATCGAGGAGAGTACCTTGACCATGGTTTGACCGTACAagatgttggtgattttagaatcatcaatgtattttagtagtaatgtgatctactataggctgatgcaattacgcgttaggctcggaatcgagtcaggttagtgcggagtgcacgctcggtgagccaacgcataattgaccgcgaatacgaaccggggtccaaggggcggagcccctggctggggtCCCGCTTGAACAGTTGTGACCCTAGGTTGAAATTGTTTgaacaattgtgacttttcggaacaattgtgacttttcggaacaattgtgatcattcgtgcaaacacaaccttctatataaggttgcttgcagcctaaggaaaGATATACAGAAAACCAGAAAACAGAATTCTGAAACAGAAATTCGAACAACACAACATCTCTCTACTTTCTTAATCTGTTTtcttgtgccaagaaacagattgattgtcaagcattatcccaacaaagatttcgtgaaaCCGGACaattatagggtcgaaataatttgttcggaaagtggacgctcacgattcttgactttatccaggattatcacaaccAGATTTCTAACACAAGAGAGGAACAACAACATTTTCTcagtttttcattttctgtttattTTAGGATCAATATCGTTTAGGATTCTTatgatattttctttatttgatATTCTATTTTAGAATATTGGTAGTAGATATGTtaagttttatttaattttactctGATAGTCTTTAAAAATATGATTTAGGTCCTCTCATGATTATTtgagaaaaatatttaaagtaatTCAATTTGTTAAATATgttatgatatattagtaaaataaCTTGAGAAAACATAGAAGGAAGAATCAATCATGACTTAAAgtacaataaaaaaaatcatgactTAAGTAAAAACAATTACAAATATATTGATGTTCTATATTATAAAagatataaattattataattttaagtgTTGAATTAATCTATTACTGATACAAAAGATGTGAATATATAGCATCAAAAAAGATgtgaatatataatatattagttATTGctataatatatttaaaatacatttgtttcattttttaaaaataaatcattGCACCGAGTATTATATGTAGTAAATAAATACTTAAATATAGAAGTTTatggaaattaatttccaaagtTTATATTCTGAAAATCAATTTATAAAAGGTATTTTCTATAATTTTGGAAGGAATTTTTCATAATAAGGAAACATATCTTCCGGAATCAGAGAACATAtgaatcaaaattaatttttaaaatgtatttataGAAGATATATTTCCTTATTCTGAAAAACAATTTCTATaattaaagaaaatatattttcttaatatTCCTGAAAATTCTGCATTCTCCACAATATATCACAGCAATACGGCTTCATCACCACCAACGTAGTTCAGCAAACATAACAGAGAGCATAGCGACCACTCTTCCTACATACACAGCACACATCAGATCAAATCCCTTTTTCACGGTGAGTGCTTCAAGTAAGTTTCTACTCTTAGCTTCATTTTCATGTTTAATCAACTTATATTACAACTACCAGTGCTTCTTTTTGGCTTGAAAGTTAATGATGTAACCAAATTAAAGTGATATCTATTGCACTATAATCTCTGTATTGTTCTGATTCTGATACATCAAGTAGATTTTTCAATCTAAAATGTATGGTGAATGAAATTATATTACTTGCTCTTAAAGTAAAGTCATTgtcccgaatgatagctcaagtggtaagagcttgtggacatatgagttggggaaGGGGAGATCCATGGATCAGACTGGAGTTTAGAGTTTATCTTtccgataaaaaaaaaaaagcaaaaccaTTTAATCTCCCTTCAAAGCAATTTGATTAAATGTTCATCTGATAAGTGCTTAAGTtggcttaattttttttgtacaatGCAGGTTCAAAAATGGAAAATCAAAGGAGGAGTAATGAATCTGCCCCTGAAGATAACAAACTCACAAGGAAATATGACCTGGTTGAAAAAATGCAGTACTTGTTTGTGAGGGTTGTGAGGGCCAGAGGCTTTCCCAATGCCCATGACCTTTGTGTTGAAGTCAAACTTGGAAACTTGGAAGCAACAACAAGGTTCTCTGAGGGCAAGTTTGTCTCCCCTGAATGGAACCAAGTTTTTGCTTTTGAGGAAGAAAAAATCCACGCTTTTCATGTCGTTGTTATGGTGAAGGACAACACAGACATGTCAGATGCATACATTGGTCGTGTTAAGTTCATTGTTGATGAGGTTCCGAAAAGGGTCCCACCGGAGTCTTCATTGGCACCCCAATGGTACAAGCTTGAGGATCAAACTGGAACACAACTTGCTAGAGGAGATATCATGTTGTCTTTGTGGAAGGGAACTCAAGCAGATGAGTATTTTCCCAAAGCATGGTGTTCAGATGCTACAGATGCGAGTGGTGATGCATTTCTCTACACAGGCTCCAAGGTGTACCTGACCCCTACCCTTTGGTATCTCAGGGTCAATGTGATTCAAGCACAAGACTTGTTGCTAAGACTTGATCCTCAAAGTTCAGATCTTTTTGTCCAAGTTGATCTGGGAGCCCTGCGCTTGAGAACAGGTTTTTCTAAGAATAAGAGTGAAAACCCACTTTGGAATGAGGATTTGATATTTGTAGCACAAGAACCATTCGATGACACCCTTGTTCTTAGCGTTGAGCAAGGGACGCTGGCTGATCATGTAAGCTTGGGAAGACATTATCTTCAATTGAAAGGTGTGTACAAGAGACTAGATGGTGCAGGTGTGGATAGTCGTTGGTATAACCTTGATGAGACTCCAACAGCGGAGGTGAAGTTTGCTAGCAAGCTCAATGCAAGGATTTCCTTGGATGGTGCCTATCATGTGATGGATGAGCCTGTTGAATATTGCAGTGATTTCAGGCCTTCTGCAGAAGCGATTCGAAAACCGAGCATTGGGGTTTTGGAGCTGGGGATACTAAAGGCAACTGGTTTGGTTCCAATGAAGATGGGAGCTAGAATTGATGCCTATTGTGTGGTTAAATATGGCCCAAATTGGGTGAGGACTAGGACAATTGTGGACAGTCTTTCACCAAAGTGGAATGAGCAATATATTTGGGAAGTTTATGAGCCATTTACTGTCATTACTATTGCAGTGTTTGACAACAATCAATTAGATGCTAATAATAGAGGAGCAAGAGATGAAATGATAGCTAAGGTAAGGATTAGGCTTTCCACGTTGGACCGCAGCAAAGTCTACACGCATTCCTATCCTCTCATAAGTTTGCAACCTTCTGGGGTGGAGAAGGTGGGAGAAATCCATTTGGCAGTGAGGTTCTCTTGGCCAATTGTTTCTTCACTTGACATGTACAAATTCCACACTTCACCTTTGTTTCCAAGACACCACTATCTTTTCCCGCTGTCTCCTTATCAGTTTGATAACTTAAGAAACCAAGCTGCTCATGTGATAGCTCAGAGGTTAACAAGGGCAGAACCACCACTTGGGAAAGAGGTTGTGCATTGCATGTTGGATGTGGGATCAGACATGTGGAGCATGAGAAAAGGAATAATCAATTATAACAGGGTCATGAGTTTCCTTGGTTACTTTGTTTATTTCAGGACATTGTTGGAGGACATAAAGTCTTGGAAGAATCCAGTAACCACATTGCTTGTTTACCTTCAATGCATTATTATGCTCCTCTATCCAGAACCCATTTTTCCCCTGGTGTGTATCTATACTTTATACATTGGGTCGAAGCGATATTTCGAGAGGTCTAAGCACCCTGGCCACATAGATGCAGCATTGTGTGGTGCTGACACAACAAGTCCTGAGGATTTAGAAGAAGAACTTGATGTGTTTCCAACTCAAATTGGAGGGAGAAGTTTGATTAATAGATACGATAGGTTGAGAATCATTGCAAGGAATACACAAAGAATTGCTAATGACTGGGCCACCATGGGAGAGAAGCTACAATCTCTTTGCAGTTGGAGGGATCCAAGAGCTACACAAATGCTTTTGATATTTTGTTGTGTTGGTATGCTTGTGACAATTATTTTTCCTACTAAAATTATCATCTTCATTTCGATCACATTCTATCTAAGGCATCCATGGTTAAGGAGCAGTTCGCCTTCAATTCTTGAGACCTTGTTCAACAGAATGCCCTCCGAAAATGCTTTTATACTGTGATGACATGGCATAATTCTTTCCCCCATTTGGTCTTGGTAGGGTAAGAGTGAGTTTTGAAGCACTCATTTCTTGAAATCCAAATGAATATGATCATGGGGATGGCTTGTTATTCTTCTCAGTTGTTTTCTAGTTTCATCTTAATTTTGTATTAAATTTGCCCATAAcatattttataatattattctatCTTTGCTCAGTTTATGCATTTTATGTGATTTTGCCAAATTACAAAACCAATCAACCAGTGAAATCGAAAATGGAAAGAATGCTGCTTTACTAATATGAGTAACACATGTAATCCTTAACGAAATTTTCGCAGCTAACTTTCACAGTTAAATTTGGGCCAAGCAAATTGCTAGCTAAATCCTTAACGAAATTTTCGCAGCTAATTTGCAGCTAGAGTCAAAGCTAATACAACTACTCCAAAGCCATTTCAGAGTTAATACACAGCTAATCCGCAGCCAATTACAAGATTGTTTAGTCTTCTTCTTACCCCCAACCCTGACGAAAACCAACACCCACTCAAGGGAACGACTGGAACTTTGTGACTGTGGGTGAGCAGGGGTAGAGAGATGAAGTGGAGGTGAGATGAGGAAGAGATTTGTGAGCAAAAAGATGAACCAAGAGTTGATTGAAGGAAGAGACCCCAATCGGTAATGGCACGATCAAAGGCCACCAATTGATCACGGGAAGGAGTGACATAGTGAGGCTTGTAGAAAGACAAAGAGACTAAGATGGAGTCATGTTGAATTAGGACAAAAACTATGGTTATATTGATCCATCTTAGATGAGGGTATTTAATATTGAGGTAACTTAGACAACCACATGTCCTAAATTTCATGTCTGTTTGAGTTACAAGGGAGATGAAAAGCTTTTATGTTTTTTTCACTACCAATCATTCAATAATAATTTCTGGCTGGCTAAGCATGCTGTCATCATTAACTTGTTCACTACAGCATCCATTCTTGCAGCACTGGGGAATCCCACTTGTCCCACTCATGTTTGAAATATCCATTGTTTTGTCTTCATAGATACCAATGCTGGCACCTTGTGTTGTTGTAACAGATTCAGTGCCACAGTCAGAGCTATTCTTGGTTCTGCATGAAGAGTCCTCACCCATTTTGACTTTGTCTACACAAGAAACATTGCAAGGT contains:
- the LOC130723462 gene encoding FT-interacting protein 4-like, encoding MENQRRSNESAPEDNKLTRKYDLVEKMQYLFVRVVRARGFPNAHDLCVEVKLGNLEATTRFSEGKFVSPEWNQVFAFEEEKIHAFHVVVMVKDNTDMSDAYIGRVKFIVDEVPKRVPPESSLAPQWYKLEDQTGTQLARGDIMLSLWKGTQADEYFPKAWCSDATDASGDAFLYTGSKVYLTPTLWYLRVNVIQAQDLLLRLDPQSSDLFVQVDLGALRLRTGFSKNKSENPLWNEDLIFVAQEPFDDTLVLSVEQGTLADHVSLGRHYLQLKGVYKRLDGAGVDSRWYNLDETPTAEVKFASKLNARISLDGAYHVMDEPVEYCSDFRPSAEAIRKPSIGVLELGILKATGLVPMKMGARIDAYCVVKYGPNWVRTRTIVDSLSPKWNEQYIWEVYEPFTVITIAVFDNNQLDANNRGARDEMIAKVRIRLSTLDRSKVYTHSYPLISLQPSGVEKVGEIHLAVRFSWPIVSSLDMYKFHTSPLFPRHHYLFPLSPYQFDNLRNQAAHVIAQRLTRAEPPLGKEVVHCMLDVGSDMWSMRKGIINYNRVMSFLGYFVYFRTLLEDIKSWKNPVTTLLVYLQCIIMLLYPEPIFPLVCIYTLYIGSKRYFERSKHPGHIDAALCGADTTSPEDLEEELDVFPTQIGGRSLINRYDRLRIIARNTQRIANDWATMGEKLQSLCSWRDPRATQMLLIFCCVGMLVTIIFPTKIIIFISITFYLRHPWLRSSSPSILETLFNRMPSENAFIL
- the LOC130723844 gene encoding G-type lectin S-receptor-like serine/threonine-protein kinase At2g19130 encodes the protein MSFRFSPPSYYYSSSNDLDTQAQNTFDKFDQSVDSTMKWAVAGSVVYGVVVIIAIIAIAYAIIECLKKAGTVIPAYTQLPTTENDHKASKSLPSPSKIEVVIPPDSIVPGSKAEFATMERFLSNINREKPIRFSPEQLDGVTKNYSTILGSGAFGVVFKGELPNGELVAVKVLNCLDMGMEEQFKAEVGTIGRTYHINLVRLYGFCFHHDTRALVYECVENGSLDKYLFGSQNRNIELGKLHHIAIGTAKGLAYLHEECQHRIIHYDIKPENVLLDMKLEPKIADFGLAKLRNRESNTTINTHFRGTRGYAAPEMWKAYPVTYKCDVYSFGILLFEIVGRRRHFDSTYTESQQWFPKWTWEMFKNNELAVMLALCGTEEKDNEKAERMLKVALWCVQYSPEDRPLMSTVVKMLEGEIEISPPPFPFKNMVSWKANMTPDGSTADSDATPSSWKTDPLPEPGSRTMDNTFQIEKTT